CACAGCTTGGCGATGTGTTTTGGCCGGGGCATCCATCGTTAGTTCTTAAGGCATGTTGAAATTATGTGCTGCTCAATATGACAACAAAAACCTACTTGCCACTGCCATTTTGCCACAGAGGAGGTCGGCTTTAGGCTTCAAGCTCTGGCCACCACAGGCGATGAAAATTGGGAGGAGTTTACAGGGACTAGTTTGTATTTATCTTTTGTTTCATGGGAGTCGTTGTAACAACCGGACTGTAACCACCAAGATTTTCATATGAAATACAAACCCGATTTCTCAAAACAAAACCTGTAAACTAATTTAGTTCCCTAAAAAACCCCTGTAAACTAATTTAGTGCGGTAATGTTGGTGTATTTTTCTATAAAGTTTATTAAACTCTAAAAAATGCCAATCACTAATATTTGGTCCTATATGTGAAGCCCTTAACTTTTTATCAGCAACACCATCAACAATCAATTCTTGAGGTCAAACGGAGCATGCATGCTGGGGATCAACCGCAGTGGCTCCTTCCGGAATACTGATAGCGCACTGACTGATGTCTCGCTCATGTCGAGGTCCTCTGGTGCCATGGCGCCCGGAAGCTTCCAGTCGAAATAGAAGAGGAGCTGAGCCAAGCAAAGCTCGATGATGGCGAGCCCAAACTCTATTCCGGGGCAAATTCTCCGGCCAGCACCGAACGGCAGGAACTCAAAGCTCGTCCCCTTGAAGTGGACGTTCCTGTCAAGGAATCTCCCCGGACGAAACGTCTCTGCATCCTCCCAGTAGCTGGGGTCCCTGCCCATAGCCCACACGTTGATCACCACCCTGTTGCCGGCCGGGATCGTGTAGCCGCCGAGACGGCACTGCTCCTTGGAGACCCTGGGGACTAGTAGAGGCGCCGGCATGTGCAGCCGGAACGTCTCCTTGACGACGAGCTTGAGGTAGCTGAGCTGCCCGACATTGTTGTCTCCCAGGTGCGTCTCTCCTACCTGCATTTTCGTCCTCACCTCCTCTTGCACTTTGGCCATCTCTTTTGGGTTCTTCATCAGCTCTGCCAGTGCCCACTCCATCGTTGTCGATGTTGTCTCTGTCCCACCGACAAACATGTCCTGCATCGTATCCATTTCATCCCCATTAGTTGTTGATAGATTATGCATTAtggatagatttttttttgagatagaGACTATATATGTACTACCATGATCACGGCCTTGATGTTGTCCTGCGTAATGGGCACCTCCATGTCCTGCCGTTCCATGGCATCGAGAAGCACATCAAGCATGTTCTCCGTGGTGTCCTTGGACTTGTCCTGCCGGAGCTTCTTGCGCTCTCCGATGATGTCCTCGAGGATCTCGTCGACCTGACGGTGCacccgccgcagccggcgcctcGTCAGGACGTCGAGGAAGCTCAGCGACGGGAAATGGTCCGACAGGTTGAACCCCGACGTGAGCTTGAGGCCCTCCTTCAGGATGGCGCCCCTGTGCTCGAACGTCTCGCCCAGCACCGTCCTGCTGACGACGGCGCTGCTCAGGGCCTCGAGCATGGGCCGGAGGTCGACAGCCGTGCCCGGCGGCTGCCCGGCGATCCTGCCCACGAGGGCGCGCGTCTCCTCCCTCCGGACGGGCGCGAAGGACCTGACCCGGCTCGAGGAGAGGAGCTTGACGACGCACATCTTGCGCAGCGGCGCCCAGTGGGCGCCGGAGGCGAAGGCGAGGTCGGCGCAGCCGTAGAGGAGGGTCTTGGGCCCCGTGAGCTCCGGGCGGTGGGCGAAGTTGGCGTCCTGGACCTTCATGACCTCCCTGGCCGCCTCGCGGGAggagacgacgacgaggccgacCTGCCCCGTCTGCAGGTGCATCACCGGGCCGTGCTCGCGGGCGAGACGGGTGATGGTGTGGTgggggagctcgccgccggtggccatCAGATGGTGGATGCTGCCGATCAGCGGGAGCTTGGACGGGCCAGGTGGGAGAGATGGCGTGGAGGAGCCAGCCCCAGCATTATTCTTGATCATGaatactgctgctgctgctgctgctcgtatAAACAGGAGTAGTGCTACAACTACAACTAGAGAGATTAGAGCAGCAGGTAATAAAGCAGTTAACATTTCCATAACGATTgcgtttgtgtgtgtgtgtgagagagagaggctgcAAGCACGATGTCAAATAACATGATGCTATGCGATGGCCTATGGAGGCAACATTTATAGTGATCTTTGATCGACCTTACTCCTAGGACATTATTATTATTCCCCATACACACGTCGATCGTGTCAGTCTACACACGTACGTGTCTCGTCGATCCCATGTCTGCATGCCGTGTGGAATGTTGACTGAACATACTTTCGTTGCCAGAAATTAAACTAGTAGCATTTCCATGCACGACAGGACTTGTTGTGTCTTTGCTGTCTCAATTTCGCCTGTTTGAATCTGAACTTCTTCTATCCAATGCAAGTCGTAGTCGTCGTTCGCCAGAGATGGACTGGACTGAGCACATTTTGAAGGCTGTTAGAAGGACCGGTAGTGCGCTCTAGTCTAAGAGGAGGAGGGTATGAATTATGCaatctaaaaacttagacctatggctccaactatttgcacaatattaaattatttcaagctatctagatgtgcaactatggttattttagtgtgaaacccctatctcaaaagagtttagcaacatatagccttttctatcaagaaattactctatgaaagtaaaggcacacaagttgctagtatgaaatgcggaagcttaaagagcgggataggagaaatcaaactcttgatgcgggtgtttatcccgtggttcggttagccacaaaggcacacctacgtccaagttgttgtagcactcactaagagtatcgctactcggacaccaagtctcttccgtgaacacaatcacggtcaccttggccctgggttccactaaggagtttctccacaaaggatggtgGTCTCCACATCCctcgcacaaagtgtcgtcaccgctccacaccaagtcggagggtcgatgacattgccggcgagcttcacagctccaaggggccggcgcaccaagctcttcttttggttcactagagaaccacagcacaagggctcaaagccttgcaatctcactcactaagagctaatcctttacacaacactctcaaagtgtgctaagggctaagaatatgaacactaagctcttggatggcttggagtggttattggatgtgtatgtgacttccttggactccagcaagcttcaaatggccggggtgaggcgtatatataggctaccaagtcttgtagctgttgttccaacggtcagcagaaatctgcgtatcatcggatgaaccgatgtctttggcaggggtagcgtcggttcatccggtcactctaagacccgaagtagccgttgagctcctgacagctgacacagtgaacatcggttgaaccgatgcttgcccgtcggttaaaccggtcactcacagcactcaactagccgttggccttcttctcttctgctgacgtcattacaccggtgctttactccgatgcatcaccggttcatccggtgctgaaggatcttctcctcggcgcttgacatcgtctctggaacatagtatgcccaatgcaccgatgcctgtcGTGgtaccgtcggttcaaccggtgcctcacaaacaccagggcgtcggatcttccgacaaccataagatgcaccgatgcttaagcatcggttcaaccggtgctactgatttctgcagaagtcgtccaattcagtgtttctttgagttctttcttcgtgttttgctttgcatggcctttttacttcatccctgggatctagaaatgttcacttaacaataccattagtcccattgattgcgttgtcattcgatcaccaaaatcactcaaaatGGCATAAACGGtgtcatgttcgttacaatctccccctttttggtgattgatgacaacacaatcaaagcaagcataatatttgcaaaaaatGAACAATTTAATCGCTTGATATCAATTGAAAGCAATtgaaaccacttacacttgcttggatgcttaccaccatccaatgatggcttggcctcccctaaaaccatgatttccccctttgttcctcccctatcttgctacttctccctcatgacttgattcacttgggtatttctccccctttgggatatgtttctttctctttgagaaaataccttgctttgatctacattttctccccctttgggatatgcttctttctctttgagaAAATACCTTGTTTTGAtctacatttctccccctttggaatcaaatcacctaaaaggtcttgctccCAGAAAGGTCTacatagctcaagagaagattagtagcctagggagttagttgcATGACTCATAATCCAAtgatatgatatcaatgaagataccaattgtaaaattcactatggtggatcacaaaatcacgaaactaacatgacatgagctaatctctccataagtatgtgcacaaaatgataatgtgaaaatcaagtgcacaactagatgttataaattgtcggtgtcccgacctgggggcctggatcccaactagtaaatgctgcgtttttcctcgtcccagatgatgatgcaagaggcaatcacagtaacgcacggtttatcctggttccggccggggccgtacgtccagcaaagggggtgtgcgagggcactgtattatcttgcacccggagtgcttgtagtaggggatacaagcgaggcgagagagggagagaagctcccaagtctctgctaggagtggagtcggttgagatgagtgctctagtgctgagagttctcttggGAGATAGAAGCCAGAGAGCCCGCTACCAACCCCCCggctaaaggaagcccaccacctccttttatagtcataaggaggggcggtgcacatgagtgggggcatggaagtcgtcgttttcccctgaatcgcgggggtacagtggttggacactgtaggaagtacactgtgggaaggtggcgcgcgtcgctgtcgtactggatttcgtccttggttctgcgaggatcgcgccggtcgtcctgctgTGTCCCTgtaggcggcgcgcgtcgccgaTGTGTGGTCTTCCATATACGACGCGGTGGCATTCGGTGGGCCCTGCGGACTAGAGTCCCGCATGCACCAGCGGCAGCGGGGCGcatggcggccccggaccacccggtcggagtgcgggcgtgcacactaggaggtccgggggacgcACGGCGGTCCCGGACTCCACAagaggggaggtccgggactccgctcgtgcgtgctgagtgcccctcttggaaggacacgtgacatcaccggaccccttccccagtgggaggtgagtccggatggtcggtgtcggcagaatagtaacgggagcagtgccggacccgtcttgtcccgcgtcgcatgtcccacagtgctgctacCCGCCTctgggatggcggagcggtgaccgaagtcaacggatgggaccccggtcacatccactgtgggagtggtggcctgacccgcatgtcctttgagccgtggcagtGGCCGGCTttcaatgccttcgtacggcgagcggttgggcggcggggccgtttgtcccttgtgctgagagacggcctcaagcgaggcggagaatgagtcaccgctcgagggtagatccgctaccctcgagcgaggcggaggtgcgtcGCGCGATCGAGGGTCCCGAAGGGAGCCCTCGATCGCGGCGGAGAATGAGTctccgctcgagggtagatccgctaccctcgagcgaggcggagattgtccagccggcccgagagggaccctcgagcgaggcggagatcgttccgcgggttcgagggggatgtgaatgggccgcgtgcTAGGCTTTATTGAGTcgtttcctttcttccagattggaaggaggccgtgggcctagttgccttaacaggtatttgtgtttttaaaagtggtcttagtaccccgattagggtgtccctaattgtgatacccgacagtagcccccgaggctttggttgaATCAGTgggttcggccaaagggtaattcggggatttcccttttgacgtgatcagtcaatgtcgcgcacccgccagacgcgcctgagcACCAGCCcgtgacaacacgccggtcgggaTAGTACGCCGTGGgggggggagtacttcgaggcacgcgcttctttgtttgtttgttgtttgtttgaaggacaagacgtgtccgtgcgctgaggggggccagggtgaTGGTagcgcccgctgcttggcagctggtgctcccatcgcgctgtcccgcatgtaaggccttggccccggcgttcCTGGTTGCTTTACGGTGCGCCGTTCGAAGGCATCCGGCcagagccgatgctgcaccgcttagcgtccaggggatCAGCTCCGCGCTATTTCGCTTGGTCATGTCTCGGCGCGGGGACTGAgggcatcctttgctcgtggagcgccACTTCGTCACGAACGATACAAGCCTCTGCTCTTTgataagcttgaagctttgtgcccggcgcagctataaataggggtcgggGGGTTCCCCTTCTCCCAGCCtcccaactctttcttccagcattgcctaaatcttgtaatatttcctttgcctttttgtgaccggcccccagatggggtggcccggcttttttaggcttttggcgctagaagaatgcttgcgagcggtaggggaagaccggagtgggcgtgcgctccatccccaggctcagtgggatcagcagaagagcattgggcccatgggtcttgctcctgcgatgtccccctAGCCTGAAAGGGGATGGAAACGCCTgaccgtggcgctggcgccaggtcttACGGCTGTTTTTTCACATCGTCCCCCCCCGGCGACAaagttgctctcggggagatggtgcggagggcgctgtccgccagctcgcacccccgcgtggtcttcggtggaggagacgctggaagaaggcttgcgaggagagcatcaCGCTGGACCCCGTTagcggtctgggggctgcttctcgcatccctcagcagcctcgctgttgcatcagctaggggctcggtgcctttcttcgtcgctcgctcctcaccaagacagggaaaattgccacgtaggtggcaacgtgtttgtatctttcgatggcttcgcgccggttaccctttgtaatcttatttgcattgagcaataaagttccCTTCCTCCTCTGTGGGGAGGATCACTGAGGTATAaggggtgtacatagagtcacgaccctcgaatatgtgtgaagtcaccttcgcggggggcgctcagcgcacccgcgggtgtagccaccgaggccttggaggcagagtttgtgctcgtccaagggctataaacgctGCCCCCTGTGTAGCTTTACTGGGGCGGCTGCCCATCAtcttttttcagccggcatcggcactctttcagccggcctcggcactctcagtgctggtacagtGGCCGGCGCTTAGCTTAACCTTCAGGAGAGCGCACGTCAACAGCGGAGGGTTTGGttagacacgtggagcttcacaatggacggttgtcgacttattcgaggtgCGTTcgaaccgtggtgtgcgggagcccccgagcccaggcccgtgtgaaggcgttcaggggaaccccctcgacttcgattacgaccctcgtcgcccttccgcagggaggaggggtgatgaacgcaccatgctacccatgcccgggccacgagctatggctgcttcagtgagctattggcgggttgttcaagcgaaCGTCCGTGTCCCGTTCGATagggggtcggctcgtggtccatagacacgtcctataaagcgctcgcgagggttcgctaggcggggctcgaacccattcggtagggttcgagggctcgatgctctccctcgatgggatccctccccttctaggcaccctcgactggccttgaacactgcgtaggatgtctcgaactcctcgttcgagggtagcttgtatggcacatccctgcagtccctgactctggtgatctggggcgcctgtcgaaccccctgaagggccaggcttcgaccccct
The nucleotide sequence above comes from Panicum virgatum strain AP13 chromosome 3K, P.virgatum_v5, whole genome shotgun sequence. Encoded proteins:
- the LOC120701607 gene encoding desmethyl-deoxy-podophyllotoxin synthase-like, with the protein product MEMLTALLPAALISLVVVVALLLFIRAAAAAAVFMIKNNAGAGSSTPSLPPGPSKLPLIGSIHHLMATGGELPHHTITRLAREHGPVMHLQTGQVGLVVVSSREAAREVMKVQDANFAHRPELTGPKTLLYGCADLAFASGAHWAPLRKMCVVKLLSSSRVRSFAPVRREETRALVGRIAGQPPGTAVDLRPMLEALSSAVVSRTVLGETFEHRGAILKEGLKLTSGFNLSDHFPSLSFLDVLTRRRLRRVHRQVDEILEDIIGERKKLRQDKSKDTTENMLDVLLDAMERQDMEVPITQDNIKAVIMDMFVGGTETTSTTMEWALAELMKNPKEMAKVQEEVRTKMQVGETHLGDNNVGQLSYLKLVVKETFRLHMPAPLLVPRVSKEQCRLGGYTIPAGNRVVINVWAMGRDPSYWEDAETFRPGRFLDRNVHFKGTSFEFLPFGAGRRICPGIEFGLAIIELCLAQLLFYFDWKLPGAMAPEDLDMSETSVSALSVFRKEPLRLIPSMHAPFDLKN